In Metarhizium brunneum chromosome 3, complete sequence, a genomic segment contains:
- the nsa2_0 gene encoding Ribosome biogenesis protein nsa2, which translates to MERWRKLHGQRYAEIIQFYHFRLHTIQADKSNILDTQERVRKLLARESHRRSYDAQNLRGHRAKMMQEARRVENIQMRKKIKVREERNIKSDDPSSLPSEPVPNYLVDRQNDPRSAKALSSSIKQRRAEKSARYSVPLPKVRGISEEEMFRMVTTGKKTKKKSWKRMITKPTFVGEGFTRQNPKMERFIRPSGLRQRTAHVSHPELAVTIKAPILSVKKNPSNPLYTRLGVLTKGCVIEVNTSELGLTTASGKVIWGRYAQITNDPENDGCVNAVLLV; encoded by the exons ATGGAGAGGTGGCGTAAGCTGCATGGCCAGCGTTATGCTGAAATCATCCAGTTTTACCACTTCCGCCTTCACACAATCCAAGCTGACAAGAGCAATATCCTCGACACCCAGGAGAGAGTCCGCAAGCTTCTCGCGCGTGAGAGTCACAGACGGTCATACGATGCCCAGAACTTGCGAGGCCACAGGGCCAAGATGATGCAGGAGGCCAGGCGAGTCGAGAATATCCAGATGCGGAAGAAGATCAAGGTGCGCGAGGAGCGCAATATCAAATCAGACGACCCATCATCCCTACCCTCAGAGCCCGTGCCCAACTACCTTGTAGACCGCCAGAACGACCCTCGCTCCGCCAAAGCTTTATCAAGCTCCATCAAGCAGCGCAGAGCCGAGAAGTCGGCACGATATTCGGTTCCTTTGCCCAAGGTGCGTGGCATCTCGGAGGAAGAAATGTTCCGCATGGTTACGACAggaaagaagacgaaaaagaAGTCGTGGAAGAGGATGATTACGAAGCCTACGTTTGTCGGCGAGGGGTTCACAAGGCAGAACCCGAAAATGGAGAGGTTCATCAGGCCGTCCGGGTTGAGACAAAGGACAGCCCACGTCAGCCATCCGGAGCTGGCCGTCACCATCAAGGCCCCAATTCTGAGCGTGAAGAAGAACCCGTCGAACCCGCTGTACACCCGGCTCGGTGTCCTGACAAAAGGGTGTGTTATTGAGGTCAACACGAGCGAACTGGGTTTGACGACCGCATCCGGCAAGGTTATTTGGGGTCGGTATGCGCAAATCACGA ATGACCCTGAGAATGACGGTTGCGTCAATGC ggtgctgctggtgtgA